The following is a genomic window from Pseudomonas purpurea.
AGGCACACTGATGTACGAGCGGATGCAATCGCAGATGTCCGCCACCTGTGATGTTGTGGTGCTGTTGTCCGGCACCGGCAGTAACTTGCAGGCCTTGATCGACAGCGTGCGAGCCGGCGACAGCCCGGTTCGCATCCGCGCGGTGATTTCCAACCGCGCCGACGCCTACGGCCTGCAACGTGCCAGGGACGCGGGTATCGACACCCGCACCCTTGATCACAAAGCGTTCGAAGGTCGCGAGGCCTTCGATGCCGCCCTGGTCGAACTGATCGACGCCTTCCAGCCCAAACTCGTGGTACTCGCCGGGTTCATGCGCATTCTCAGCGCTGATTTCGTGCGTCACTACCAGGGTCGCCTGCTCAATATCCATCCTTCGCTGCTGCCCAAATACAAAGGGTTACACACTCATCAGCGAGCGTTGGAGGCCGGCGACACCGAGCATGGCTGCAGCGTGCACTTCGTCACCGAGGAACTCGATGGCGGACCACTGGTCGTACAGGCAGTAATACCGGTAGAGTTGCACGACACGCCGCAGAGTCTGGCGCAGCGAGTCCATGTCCAGGAACACCTGATTTATCCGTTGGCCGTACGCTGGTTTGCCGAAGGTCGACTGTCGCTTGGCGAACAAGGTGCTTTACTGGATGGTCAGTTACTCGCGGCCAGCGGCCACTTGATTCGTACCTAGGAGATTTTATGCGTCGCGCCCTGCTCTTCGCCTGTGCTCTGCTCGCCCTGCCTTTTGCGCAGGCCGCAGACCTTCAACCGTTCTCCGCCAGTTACACCGCAGACTGGAAGCAACTTCCCATGAGCGGCACGGCTGAGCGCAGCCTGACCAAGAACGCCAACGGCGTCTGGAAGCTCAGCTTCAAGGCATCGATGATGATCGCCAGCCTGACCGAAGAAAGCACCCTGACACTGGACAAGGACACCCTGCTGCCGCAGTCCTATCACTTCGAGCGCGGTGGCCTGGGCAAAGCCAAGAAAGCCGACCTGGATTTCGACTGGACCACCAAAATGGTCACCGGCACTGACCGTGGCGATGCGGTAAAAATCCCGCTGAACCGTGGCATGGTCGACAAATCCACCTATCAACTGGCCTTGCAGCATGATGTTGCGGCCGGCAAAAAAAGCATGAGCTATCAGGTTGTCGATGATGGCGAAGTCGATACCTA
Proteins encoded in this region:
- a CDS encoding DUF3108 domain-containing protein, with the protein product MRRALLFACALLALPFAQAADLQPFSASYTADWKQLPMSGTAERSLTKNANGVWKLSFKASMMIASLTEESTLTLDKDTLLPQSYHFERGGLGKAKKADLDFDWTTKMVTGTDRGDAVKIPLNRGMVDKSTYQLALQHDVAAGKKSMSYQVVDDGEVDTYDFRVLGSEKVDTKAGQIDAIKVERVRDPTQSKRTTVLWFAKDWDYLLVRLQQVETDGKEYNIMLLDGTVNGKTVKGS
- the purN gene encoding phosphoribosylglycinamide formyltransferase, which translates into the protein MSATCDVVVLLSGTGSNLQALIDSVRAGDSPVRIRAVISNRADAYGLQRARDAGIDTRTLDHKAFEGREAFDAALVELIDAFQPKLVVLAGFMRILSADFVRHYQGRLLNIHPSLLPKYKGLHTHQRALEAGDTEHGCSVHFVTEELDGGPLVVQAVIPVELHDTPQSLAQRVHVQEHLIYPLAVRWFAEGRLSLGEQGALLDGQLLAASGHLIRT